One genomic window of Saccopteryx bilineata isolate mSacBil1 chromosome 4, mSacBil1_pri_phased_curated, whole genome shotgun sequence includes the following:
- the UBALD1 gene encoding UBA-like domain-containing protein 1 yields MSVNMDELKHQVMINQFVLTAGCAADQAKQLLQAAHWQFETALSAFFQETNIPYSHHHHQMMCTPANTPATPPNFPDALTMFSRLKASESFHGGGSGSPMAATATSPPPHLPHTTSGSFAAPSWPMVASPPGGPQHYQSQQPPLWTPAPPSPASDWPPLAPQQAASEPRAHPAMEAER; encoded by the exons ATGTCCGTGAACATGGATGAGCTTAAGCACCAGGTCATGATCAACCAGTTCGTGCTGACGGCCGGGTGCGCGGCCGACCAGGCAAAGCAGCTGTTGCAGGCGGCTCATTGGCAGTTCGAG ACGGCCCTCAGCGCCTTTTTCCAGGAGACCAACATCCCCTAcagtcaccaccaccaccagatg ATGTGCACTCCCGCCAACACCCCCGCAACGCCCCCCAACTTCCCCGACGCCCTCACCATGTTCTCCCGTCTCAAGGCCTCTGAGAGCTTCCATGGTGGCGGCAGCGGCAGCCCAATGGCCGCCACGGCCACATCACCCCCACCGCACTTGCCCCACACCACCTCCGGCAGCTTTGCAGCGCCCAGTTGGCCAATGGTGGCTTCACCTCCAGGGGGGCCACAGCACTACCAATCGCAGCAGCCGCCCCTGTGGACTCCGGCACCCCCTTCCCCGGCGTCAGACTGGCCACCCCTGGCCCCCCAACAGGCTGCCTCAGAACCAAGGGCCCACCCtgccatggaggcagagagataa